A window of the Brassica oleracea var. oleracea cultivar TO1000 chromosome C1, BOL, whole genome shotgun sequence genome harbors these coding sequences:
- the LOC106338006 gene encoding uncharacterized protein LOC106338006 has product MSALAISNFKAVLGPVQLPRVWFSPLDWFQGLTPFKCSLQQKGIILLMPTSDEIMKIMFSLNPNKAPGPGGLTSGFFKASWSLLGKDCAISIQKFFNTVLASEIVNGYHKNRGSKKITIKVDIAKAFDTLSWDFLLSALESLDLPDHFIRLLKACICTTSFMVGYNGTVSDFLKGKRGFRQGDPLSLYLFVIAMNYLSLMLDKDARPGNLSYHHQCQKTKLTHLSFASGLTEQEISAIQGSTGMPNRSLPMRYLGVPLCTKKLYLQNREPLLQQIKQCISSWFAKALSFAGRLLLIKTNIAGVSTFWCSSFILPKSCINKINSLCGIFLWKGSSEGHHSAKVSWETVTLTKKQGGLGVKDLHSWNLACIMKLV; this is encoded by the exons ATGAGTGCTCTTGCCATTTCAAATTTCAAAGCTGTCCTCGGGCCTGTTCAACTCCCACGTGTTTGGTTCTCCCCACTAGACTGGTTTCAAGGCTTAACACCATTCAAATGCTCTCTGCAACAAAAAGGCATCATTCTCCTGATGCCTACATCAGATGAAATCATGAAGATCATGTTCTCTCTGAACCCAAACAAAGCGCCAGGGCCTGGTGGTCTCACCTCGGGCTTCTTCAAAGCTTCATGGTCATTGCTAGGAAAGGATTGTGCCATTTCGATTCAGAAATTCTTCAACACTG TTCTAGCTAGTGAGATCGTGAATGGTTATCATAAGAACAGAGGGTCAAAGAAGATTACCATCAAGGTTGACATTGCAAAAGCGTTTGATACTCTCTCATGGGACTTCCTCCTCTCAGCACTGGAAAGTCTAGACCTCCCCGACCACTTTATTCGGCTGCTGAAAGCTTGTATCTGCACAACATCGTTTATGGTAGGTTACAATGGAACGGTGAGTGATTTCTTGAAAGGAAAAAGAGGCTTTAGGCAGGGAGATCCTCTTTCTCTCTACCTCTTTGTTATTGCCATGAACTACTTATCACTGATGTTGGATAAAGATGCGAGGCCAGGGAATCTGTCTTACCATCACCAATGCCAAAAGACTAAGTTGACTCATCTTTCCTTTGCGTCGGGACTTACGGAACAAGAAATCTCAGCAATCCAAGGATCAACTGGTATGCCTAATAGAAGCCTTCCTATGCGCTACTTAGGTGTTCCCTTGTGTACAAAGAAACTCTACTTGCAGAACCGCGAGCCTCTTTTGCAGCAGATCAAACAATGCATCTCTTCTTGGTTTGCAAAAGCTCTTTCTTTTGCGGGAAGACTACTGTTGATCAAAACTAATATTGCAGGTGTCTCCACCTTCTGGTGTTCCAGTTTTATTCTGCCAAAATCTTGCATTAATAAGATCAATTCACTTTGTGGTATATTCTTGTGGAAAGGAAGCAGTGAAGGTCACCATTCTGCTAAAGTCAGTTGGGAAACAGTGACTCTTACCAAAAAGCAAGGAGGGCTTGGCGTCAAAGACCTACACAGTTGGAACCTCGCTTGTATCATGAAGCTTGTCTAG
- the LOC106338012 gene encoding uncharacterized protein LOC106338012 — protein sequence MWETQCFILHNGLLSTPLPLPALSAIKIWAHLTGVPLDMRYQQGLSLVAGLIGDPKETDDFSLNLVSLTLSHVKVEVDLTKPLPRVVEFERKSREVVEVQVDYMWLPPTCLHCHELGNVIKNCLKFTPPKDPSPPAPTASVPGTKGKQKGSESQEKNSCKSCTEQTLCTS from the coding sequence ATGTGGGAGACTCAATGTTTCATACTGCACAATGGTCTTCTGAGCACTCCTCTTCCACTCCCCGCTCTCAGCGCCATAAAGATTTGGGCTCACCTAACGGGTGTCCCTCTTGACATGCGGTATCAACAAGGGCTTAGTTTGGTTGCGGGTTTAATTGGTGATCCTAAGGAGACTGATGACTTTAGTCTTAACTTGGTGAGTCTTACCTTGTCTCATGTGAAGGTGGAAGTTGATCTCACTAAGCCGCTTCCAAGAGTTGTTGAGTTTGAAAGAAAGAGCAGAGAGGTAGTTGAGGTTCAAGTTGACTACATGTGGCTGCCTCCCACTTGCTTGCACTGCCATGAGCTTGGGAATGTGATCAAAAACTGCTTGAAATTCACACCTCCTAAAGATCCTTCTCCTCCTGCTCCAACTGCCTCTGTTCCTGGAACAAAAGGAAAGCAAAAGGGTTCAGAATCACAAGAAAAAAACTCATGTAAAAGCTGCACAGAACAAACACTATGTACCAGTTAA